The following proteins are co-located in the Planococcus plakortidis genome:
- the dnaA gene encoding chromosomal replication initiator protein DnaA, which translates to MEHLDEIWSSVLAQVEKKISKPSFETWLKSTKLLSYKEDTVTISAPNSFARDWLENHYVHLITGILTDLTGDEALIKFVVPKDQDMDDFQLPAPRVKPGQAEQQEFLPGMLNPKYTFDTFVIGSGNRFAHAASLAVAEAPAKAYNPLFIYGGVGLGKTHLMHAIGHYVIEHNPDAKVVYLSSEKFTNEFINSIRDNQTVDFRNKYRNVDILLIDDIQFLAGKEQTQEEFFHTFNTLHEESKQIIISSDRPPKEIPTLEDRLRSRFEWGLITDITPPDLETRIAILRKKAKADGLDIPNDVMTYIANSIDSNIRELEGALIRVVAYSSLINRDMSAELASEALKDIMPNSKPKVITILDIQNAVGEQFNVKLEDFKTKRRTKDIAYPRQIAMYLSREMTDFSLPKIGEEFGGRDHTTVIHAHEKINTMLKENQQLQQDIKEIRSALGK; encoded by the coding sequence TTGGAACACTTAGACGAAATTTGGTCGAGTGTCTTAGCCCAAGTCGAGAAAAAAATCTCCAAGCCCAGCTTTGAAACTTGGCTCAAATCTACTAAGCTCTTGTCCTATAAAGAAGACACTGTCACCATCTCAGCCCCGAATTCATTTGCGCGCGACTGGCTCGAAAACCATTACGTGCACTTGATCACCGGCATTTTGACAGATCTCACAGGGGACGAAGCGCTTATTAAATTTGTGGTGCCAAAAGATCAGGATATGGATGATTTCCAGCTTCCCGCTCCCCGTGTCAAACCGGGGCAGGCGGAACAGCAAGAGTTTTTGCCGGGCATGCTGAACCCGAAGTACACCTTTGACACATTCGTCATTGGTTCCGGCAACCGCTTTGCGCACGCTGCATCGCTCGCTGTCGCCGAAGCACCGGCAAAAGCGTACAACCCGCTTTTCATCTATGGGGGCGTAGGACTTGGCAAGACCCACCTAATGCATGCAATCGGACATTATGTTATCGAACACAACCCGGACGCCAAAGTGGTTTATTTGTCGTCTGAAAAATTCACCAACGAGTTCATCAACTCGATCCGTGACAACCAGACCGTCGATTTCCGCAATAAATATCGAAATGTCGATATTTTGCTCATCGATGATATCCAATTTTTAGCCGGCAAAGAGCAGACACAGGAAGAGTTCTTCCATACGTTCAATACGCTGCACGAAGAATCCAAGCAGATCATCATCTCAAGCGATCGGCCGCCGAAAGAGATCCCGACGCTTGAAGACCGCTTAAGATCTCGCTTTGAATGGGGATTGATCACCGATATCACACCGCCGGACCTGGAAACGCGGATCGCCATTTTGCGCAAAAAGGCGAAAGCGGACGGCCTGGACATCCCGAACGATGTCATGACCTATATCGCCAATTCGATCGATTCCAACATCCGCGAGCTCGAAGGCGCATTGATCCGCGTCGTCGCTTATTCCTCCCTGATCAACCGGGACATGAGCGCCGAACTCGCTTCAGAAGCCTTGAAAGACATCATGCCGAACTCCAAGCCGAAAGTGATTACTATTTTGGACATCCAAAACGCAGTCGGCGAGCAGTTCAACGTCAAGCTTGAGGATTTCAAGACAAAACGCCGCACGAAGGATATCGCCTATCCGCGCCAGATCGCGATGTATCTATCACGCGAAATGACGGATTTTTCATTGCCGAAAATCGGCGAGGAATTTGGCGGGCGTGACCACACGACGGTCATCCATGCGCACGAAAAGATCAATACGATGCTGAAAGAGAACCAGCAGCTTCAGCAGGACATCAAAGAAATTCGATCTGCACTCGGGAAATAG
- the dnaN gene encoding DNA polymerase III subunit beta, translating to MKFEIKRERLVEGLNDVMKAVSSKTTIPILTGIKMDVSTEGMRLTGSDSDITIQTFIPAEEDGQQLIEVTEGGSIVLQAKVFGEIVRKLPTNEVEIEINGNFQTHIRSGKSEFHLIGLDAMDYPQLPDIQDDRIFTIPADLLKTINRETVFAVSSSETRPVLTGVHWEVKDGELVCVATDSHRLARRKTKLETLPEGEYSVVIPGKSLNELNKILDDTSDPVEIVMTNQQVLFKSKHILFFSRLLEGNYPDTSRLIPSEYKTTVTVNGRSLLQAIDRASLLAREERNNVVRFSTNDGSEVEVSSNSPEVGKVEEQLQAQSVDGEELKISFSAKFMMDALKAIDGQDVIIQFTGAMRPFILKSALDDSILQLILPVRTY from the coding sequence ATGAAATTCGAGATAAAACGTGAGCGACTAGTTGAAGGTTTAAACGATGTAATGAAAGCAGTCAGTTCAAAAACGACAATCCCGATTCTGACAGGGATCAAGATGGATGTTTCTACAGAAGGCATGCGTTTGACAGGTAGCGATTCCGATATCACCATTCAAACCTTCATCCCGGCAGAAGAGGATGGACAGCAATTGATCGAGGTCACGGAAGGCGGAAGCATCGTCCTTCAGGCAAAAGTATTCGGGGAAATCGTCCGCAAATTGCCGACCAACGAAGTCGAAATCGAAATCAACGGCAATTTCCAGACGCATATCCGTTCAGGGAAATCCGAATTCCACTTGATCGGCCTTGACGCCATGGATTATCCGCAACTGCCCGATATCCAGGACGACCGCATTTTCACGATTCCAGCGGATTTGTTGAAAACAATCAATAGAGAAACGGTATTCGCCGTGTCCAGTTCTGAGACACGCCCGGTGCTTACTGGCGTCCATTGGGAAGTGAAAGACGGGGAGCTTGTCTGTGTCGCAACTGACAGCCACCGCCTGGCACGCCGCAAAACGAAACTCGAAACTTTGCCGGAAGGGGAGTACAGCGTCGTCATTCCAGGGAAAAGCTTGAATGAATTGAACAAAATCCTCGATGACACGTCCGATCCGGTCGAGATCGTCATGACCAACCAGCAAGTGTTGTTCAAATCGAAGCACATCTTGTTCTTCTCCCGCCTATTGGAAGGGAACTACCCGGATACTTCACGCCTCATCCCATCTGAATACAAGACGACGGTGACGGTAAACGGCCGTTCATTGCTTCAGGCAATCGACCGTGCATCACTACTAGCCCGTGAAGAACGCAATAACGTCGTGCGCTTCTCCACAAACGACGGCAGCGAAGTCGAGGTATCTTCGAATTCTCCGGAAGTCGGGAAAGTCGAAGAGCAATTGCAAGCGCAAAGCGTGGACGGTGAAGAGCTGAAGATTTCCTTCAGTGCGAAGTTCATGATGGATGCATTGAAAGCGATCGATGGGCAGGATGTCATCATCCAGTTCACTGGAGCGATGCGCCCGTTCATTTTGAAATCGGCATTGGACGACTCGATTCTTCAATTGATTCTTCCTGTCCGGACATATTAA
- the yaaA gene encoding S4 domain-containing protein YaaA, giving the protein MKEIGIETEFITLGQLLKMTDTISSGGMAKWFLSEHEVFVNGEAEDRRGRKLRPEDTVNIPGTGEFRIVVAEGMSFDAD; this is encoded by the coding sequence TTGAAGGAAATCGGTATTGAGACGGAATTTATTACACTTGGGCAATTGCTGAAAATGACGGATACGATCAGTTCAGGCGGCATGGCCAAATGGTTCTTGAGTGAACACGAAGTATTCGTGAACGGGGAAGCGGAAGACCGCAGAGGGCGCAAATTGCGTCCCGAGGACACTGTGAACATACCGGGGACGGGGGAATTCCGCATCGTTGTCGCCGAAGGCATGAGCTTCGATGCGGATTGA
- the recF gene encoding DNA replication/repair protein RecF (All proteins in this family for which functions are known are DNA-binding proteins that assist the filamentation of RecA onto DNA for the initiation of recombination or recombinational repair.) — protein sequence MRIDNLELVDYRNYETLKLDFSPEINVFIGENAQGKTNIMESLYVLSMAKSHRTSNDKELIRWDAEYGKIKADVLRKYGKLPLEISFSKKGKKAKVNHLEQRRLSDYIGQLNVVMFAPEDLHLVKGSPQVRRRFIDMEIGQISPVYLHDLVNYQKLLKQRNHILKQHYGKQAINDVMFDVYTEQFIEAAVKIIQKRFQFMELLQKWAEPIHHGISRGLEKLEIRYQPISGLKPEWTPAEMASFLEQKLQEVKKRELDRGVTLVGPHRDDLQFIVNGYDVQTYGSQGQQRTTALSLKLAEIELIKQEVGEAPVLLLDDVLSELDDYRQSHLLNTIRGSVQTFVTTTSVEGIQHETIQSARLFEVSKGTVKE from the coding sequence ATGCGGATTGACAACCTCGAGTTAGTCGATTACCGCAACTATGAAACGCTCAAGCTCGACTTCTCGCCGGAGATCAACGTCTTCATCGGCGAGAACGCGCAAGGCAAAACCAATATCATGGAATCGCTCTATGTTTTATCGATGGCGAAATCCCATCGGACGAGCAATGACAAAGAATTGATACGCTGGGACGCGGAATATGGTAAAATTAAAGCTGATGTGCTCCGGAAATATGGCAAACTGCCGCTTGAAATCAGCTTTTCCAAAAAAGGCAAGAAAGCGAAAGTGAACCACCTGGAGCAAAGGCGGCTGAGCGATTATATCGGCCAGTTGAACGTCGTCATGTTCGCTCCTGAAGACCTGCATTTGGTTAAAGGCAGTCCACAGGTCAGGCGCCGCTTCATCGATATGGAGATCGGCCAGATTTCACCGGTCTATCTCCACGATCTCGTCAATTACCAAAAGCTGTTGAAACAGCGTAACCATATATTGAAGCAGCATTATGGCAAACAGGCGATCAATGATGTCATGTTCGATGTTTATACCGAACAATTCATCGAAGCTGCTGTAAAAATTATACAAAAAAGATTCCAGTTCATGGAATTGCTGCAAAAATGGGCAGAACCGATCCATCACGGCATTTCCCGTGGGCTTGAAAAACTGGAAATCCGCTATCAGCCGATTAGTGGGTTGAAGCCCGAATGGACGCCTGCTGAAATGGCGTCCTTTTTAGAGCAGAAACTCCAGGAAGTGAAAAAGCGGGAACTTGACCGTGGCGTAACGCTGGTCGGGCCTCACCGTGACGATCTGCAGTTCATCGTCAACGGCTACGACGTCCAGACTTACGGCTCTCAAGGGCAGCAGCGCACGACAGCACTGTCCTTGAAGCTCGCGGAAATTGAGCTCATCAAGCAGGAAGTCGGCGAAGCGCCGGTTCTTCTTCTGGACGATGTACTTTCGGAGCTGGACGATTATCGCCAATCCCATCTACTCAATACCATCCGTGGATCCGTGCAGACCTTTGTCACGACCACCAGCGTCGAAGGCATCCAGCACGAGACCATTCAAAGCGCCCGCCTTTTCGAGGTGTCGAAAGGGACGGTCAAGGAGTGA
- the gyrB gene encoding DNA topoisomerase (ATP-hydrolyzing) subunit B, whose product MAMEDTNLEQSYGANQIQVLEGLEAVRKRPGMYIGSTGSRGLHHLVWEIVDNSIDEALAGYCDEIRVTIEKDNWIRVEDNGRGIPVDMQEKMGRPAVEVIMTVLHAGGKFGGGGYKVSGGLHGVGASVVNALSETTEVYVHRDGKRHFIQFQRGAVTKELGVIGEADKTGTTIRFKADGDIFKETTVYEFDILDHRLRELAYLNRGLKIVVADEREGLEQEKKYHYEGGIKSYVEHLNKSKDPLHDEAIFVESERDGIDVEVAMQYNGGFAANIFSFANNISTHEGGTHESGFKTALTRVINDYGRKNGLIKDAEANLTGEDVREGLTAIISVKHPDPQFEGQTKTKLGNTEVSTIVNNLFSGGFERFLLENPTTAKKIIEKGIMASHARMAAKKAREFTRRKSVLEVSSLPGKLADCSSRDPKISEIYIVEGDSAGGSAKSGRDRHFQAILPLRGKILNVEKARLDKILVNAEIRNIITALGTGIGEEFNLDKARYHKVVIMTDADVDGAHIRTLLLTFLFRYMRPLIEAGYIYIAQPPLFQIKQGKHVDYVYSDAQLKEALAKLPATPKPHVQRYKGLGEMNAEQLWDTTMDPDFRTLLQVTLEDAMTADETFHMLMGDDVEPRRNFIEENASYVKNLDV is encoded by the coding sequence ATGGCTATGGAAGATACGAATCTTGAACAATCGTATGGTGCCAACCAGATTCAAGTATTGGAAGGCTTAGAAGCGGTCCGGAAACGGCCGGGCATGTATATCGGTTCTACGGGATCGAGAGGACTGCATCATTTAGTATGGGAAATCGTGGATAACAGCATCGACGAAGCCCTTGCCGGTTATTGCGATGAAATCCGCGTCACGATTGAAAAAGACAATTGGATCCGGGTAGAAGATAACGGCCGCGGGATTCCAGTCGATATGCAAGAAAAAATGGGCCGCCCGGCTGTTGAAGTCATCATGACGGTCCTTCATGCAGGCGGTAAATTCGGCGGCGGCGGCTATAAAGTATCCGGCGGCCTCCACGGCGTCGGCGCTTCTGTCGTCAACGCCTTGTCCGAGACGACAGAAGTTTACGTTCACAGGGATGGCAAGCGCCATTTCATTCAATTCCAGCGCGGCGCTGTCACAAAAGAGCTCGGTGTCATCGGCGAAGCCGACAAAACCGGAACGACCATCCGATTTAAAGCGGACGGTGACATCTTCAAGGAAACGACAGTGTATGAATTCGATATTCTCGATCACCGACTGCGTGAGCTCGCTTATTTGAACCGCGGCTTGAAAATCGTGGTCGCAGATGAACGCGAAGGCCTCGAGCAGGAAAAGAAATACCATTACGAAGGCGGTATCAAATCCTACGTCGAGCATTTGAATAAATCGAAAGACCCGCTTCACGACGAAGCGATTTTCGTCGAGTCGGAGCGGGATGGCATCGATGTTGAAGTCGCGATGCAATATAATGGCGGATTTGCCGCGAATATCTTTTCATTCGCGAACAATATCAGCACCCATGAAGGCGGAACGCACGAATCCGGCTTCAAAACGGCATTGACGCGCGTCATCAATGATTACGGCCGCAAAAACGGCTTGATAAAAGACGCTGAAGCGAATCTGACGGGTGAGGATGTAAGAGAAGGGTTGACGGCAATCATTTCCGTCAAGCATCCGGATCCTCAGTTCGAAGGCCAGACCAAGACGAAGCTTGGCAACACGGAAGTGTCGACGATCGTCAATAATCTGTTCTCAGGCGGATTCGAGCGCTTTTTGCTCGAAAATCCAACGACGGCAAAGAAAATCATCGAAAAGGGCATCATGGCTTCCCATGCGCGGATGGCTGCCAAAAAAGCACGCGAATTCACACGCCGCAAATCGGTCCTTGAAGTATCAAGCCTGCCAGGGAAACTTGCAGACTGTTCTTCGCGCGATCCGAAAATCAGCGAAATCTACATCGTAGAGGGAGATTCAGCGGGCGGATCCGCAAAATCCGGCCGCGACCGCCACTTCCAGGCGATTTTGCCATTGCGCGGGAAAATCCTCAACGTAGAAAAAGCGCGCCTGGATAAAATTCTCGTTAACGCGGAAATCCGTAATATCATTACGGCGCTTGGCACAGGGATCGGTGAAGAGTTCAACCTCGACAAAGCCCGTTACCATAAAGTCGTCATCATGACCGATGCCGATGTCGACGGCGCCCATATCCGGACTTTGCTATTGACGTTCCTCTTCCGCTACATGCGCCCGCTGATCGAAGCTGGCTATATTTACATCGCACAGCCGCCTTTATTCCAGATTAAACAAGGCAAGCATGTCGATTATGTCTATTCGGATGCACAGCTGAAAGAAGCATTGGCTAAATTGCCAGCAACCCCAAAACCGCATGTCCAGCGCTATAAAGGCCTAGGGGAGATGAATGCTGAGCAACTATGGGATACGACAATGGATCCGGATTTCCGGACCTTGCTGCAAGTGACGCTTGAAGATGCAATGACAGCGGATGAGACTTTCCATATGCTAATGGGGGATGACGTCGAACCGCGCCGCAACTTCATTGAAGAAAACGCCAGTTATGTAAAGAACTTGGATGTATAA
- the gyrA gene encoding DNA gyrase subunit A, with protein sequence MAERPGSGVEEINISTEMRTSFLDYAMSVIVSRALPDVRDGLKPVHRRILYAMHDLGITADKGYKKSARIVGDVIGKYHPHGDSAVYETMVRMAQDFSYRYMLVDGHGNFGSVDGDAAAAMRYTESKMSKISMELLRDLNKNTVDYKENYDGQEKEPIVLPSRFPNLLVNGTSGIAVGMATNIPPHNLGETIDAVLALAENPAITTEELLEFLPGPDFPTGGIILGRSGIRRAYETGKGSVLIRAVVEIETKPNGKEVILIHELPYQVNKARLIEKIAELVRDKKIDGITDLRDESDRNGMRVVIEVRRDASANVILNNLYKQTAMQTSFGINMLALVDGQPKVLGLKDVLYHYLEHQKVIIRRRTEFDLQKAEDRAHILEGLRIALDHIDAIIALIRGSQTTEEARNGLMNDFNLSERQSQAILDMRLQRLTGLERDKIEEEYQGLVALINELRSILADESKILEIIREEILEIKERFNDPRRTEITVGGSEMIEDEDLIPREASVLTLTHNGYIKRLPANTYRSQKRGGRGVQGMGTNEDDFVEHLLYTSTHDTILFFTSEGKVYRKKGYQVPEYGRTAKGLPLVNLLEIGKNEKVTAVIRVEEFKEDDFFFFTTRGGLSKRTPVSSYANIRQNGLIAINLREDDELISVKMTDGNKEIIIGTRDGALIRFPETDIRSMGRAASGVRGIRLREGDQVVGMETLESGDDILVVTENGFGKRTKESEYRVQSRGGMGIKTCHITEKNGPLVAVRAVNGTEDIMLITQHGVLIRMDVEGISTTGRNTQGVTLIRLGDEEIVATVTKVKKDLDDDEVAEVEEETEQVSEDKVEALIEESAEADVYTEDELVEDEIEENAEDELKE encoded by the coding sequence ATGGCGGAACGGCCAGGCAGCGGAGTAGAAGAAATAAACATCAGCACGGAGATGCGCACATCATTCCTTGACTATGCGATGAGCGTCATCGTGTCGCGTGCGTTGCCGGATGTCCGGGACGGCTTGAAGCCGGTGCATCGGCGTATTTTATATGCGATGCATGACCTCGGGATCACAGCAGATAAAGGCTATAAAAAATCAGCCCGTATCGTCGGTGACGTAATCGGTAAATATCACCCGCACGGTGATAGCGCAGTTTATGAAACGATGGTACGCATGGCCCAGGATTTCAGCTATCGCTATATGCTCGTCGATGGCCACGGGAACTTCGGTTCAGTGGACGGCGATGCAGCAGCGGCAATGCGCTATACAGAATCCAAAATGTCAAAAATTTCCATGGAACTTTTGCGCGATTTAAATAAAAATACAGTTGATTATAAGGAAAACTACGATGGCCAGGAAAAAGAACCAATTGTCCTCCCAAGCAGATTCCCGAACTTGCTTGTCAACGGAACTTCCGGAATCGCGGTCGGCATGGCTACCAATATCCCGCCTCATAATCTAGGCGAGACGATCGATGCGGTTCTTGCGTTGGCTGAAAACCCGGCCATTACGACGGAAGAATTGCTTGAGTTCCTTCCAGGGCCCGATTTCCCGACCGGAGGCATCATCCTCGGACGGAGCGGCATCCGCCGTGCTTACGAAACCGGAAAAGGTTCGGTGTTGATCCGTGCGGTTGTTGAAATCGAAACGAAACCGAACGGCAAAGAAGTAATCCTCATCCACGAGCTGCCTTATCAAGTCAACAAAGCGCGTCTGATCGAAAAAATCGCAGAACTCGTGCGCGATAAAAAAATCGACGGCATCACTGATTTGCGTGACGAATCCGACCGCAACGGGATGCGTGTCGTCATCGAAGTGCGCAGGGACGCGAGCGCCAATGTCATATTGAATAACTTGTACAAACAGACGGCGATGCAAACAAGCTTCGGCATCAATATGCTCGCGCTCGTCGATGGCCAGCCGAAAGTTCTGGGCTTGAAAGACGTTCTTTATCATTACCTTGAGCACCAGAAAGTCATTATCCGCCGCCGGACGGAATTCGACTTGCAAAAAGCGGAAGACCGCGCGCATATCCTTGAAGGCTTGCGCATCGCACTTGATCATATCGATGCCATCATCGCTTTGATCCGTGGGTCGCAAACAACCGAAGAAGCCCGCAACGGTTTGATGAATGATTTCAATTTGTCTGAGCGCCAATCCCAGGCCATCCTGGACATGCGCCTTCAACGTTTGACCGGTCTCGAACGGGACAAAATCGAAGAGGAATACCAAGGGCTCGTCGCACTCATCAATGAGTTGCGTTCAATTCTTGCGGACGAATCGAAAATCCTCGAAATTATCCGCGAGGAAATCCTGGAAATTAAAGAACGTTTCAATGACCCTCGCAGAACGGAAATCACTGTCGGGGGATCTGAAATGATCGAAGATGAAGACCTTATCCCACGTGAAGCTTCGGTACTGACACTCACGCATAACGGCTACATCAAACGCTTGCCTGCCAATACTTACCGCAGCCAGAAGCGCGGCGGACGCGGCGTCCAGGGAATGGGAACCAACGAAGATGATTTCGTGGAACACCTTCTATATACATCGACGCATGACACCATCCTGTTCTTCACAAGCGAAGGGAAAGTCTATCGCAAGAAAGGCTATCAGGTTCCTGAATACGGCCGGACTGCGAAAGGCTTGCCACTAGTAAACTTACTGGAGATAGGAAAGAACGAAAAAGTGACAGCGGTAATCCGTGTCGAAGAATTTAAGGAAGATGATTTCTTCTTCTTCACGACACGCGGCGGCCTTAGCAAGCGTACACCAGTAAGCAGCTATGCAAATATTCGCCAGAACGGATTAATTGCTATCAATTTGCGTGAAGATGACGAATTGATTTCAGTCAAGATGACTGACGGCAATAAAGAAATTATCATCGGAACACGCGATGGCGCATTGATCCGATTCCCTGAGACGGATATCCGCAGCATGGGACGCGCAGCAAGCGGTGTCCGGGGCATTCGTCTCCGTGAAGGCGACCAAGTTGTCGGAATGGAAACTTTGGAGTCAGGTGACGATATTCTCGTAGTAACAGAGAATGGTTTTGGGAAGCGCACTAAAGAAAGCGAGTATCGTGTACAGTCAAGAGGCGGAATGGGAATCAAGACTTGCCATATCACAGAGAAGAATGGCCCGCTTGTGGCTGTAAGAGCTGTAAACGGTACTGAAGATATCATGCTGATCACACAACACGGCGTGTTGATCCGCATGGACGTTGAAGGAATTTCAACCACTGGCAGAAACACGCAAGGGGTTACATTAATTCGTCTTGGAGACGAAGAGATCGTTGCTACGGTCACTAAAGTTAAAAAGGATTTAGATGATGATGAAGTAGCAGAAGTTGAAGAAGAGACAGAACAAGTTAGTGAAGACAAAGTAGAAGCACTCATCGAAGAAAGTGCAGAAGCAGATGTCTACACAGAGGATGAGCTTGTTGAAGATGAAATAGAAGAAAATGCAGAAGACGAACTAAAAGAATAG